A stretch of Anoplolepis gracilipes chromosome 12, ASM4749672v1, whole genome shotgun sequence DNA encodes these proteins:
- the LOC140671852 gene encoding LOW QUALITY PROTEIN: tyrosine-protein phosphatase 10D-like (The sequence of the model RefSeq protein was modified relative to this genomic sequence to represent the inferred CDS: inserted 3 bases in 3 codons), with translation FLCGSLQVTYSADLEIEIPDNLNQNGFWYRLDYNPPVGFPPPNSTIAATEIGDVIKFKGLSGTRYVYWLYYSNSTLHDCLTWTASITTPHYPPSNLTISVPNGKTAIVYWSPPAQGNYSGFQWRMQSFSDNRYLKTKVISVDSVPYTFRHLTPGATYSLQVFTVLDAKESFAYTXRNFTTKPNTPEKFIGWFRNETTLLVLWQPPYLAGIYTHYKVSIDPPNAMNQESVFYVEKKDGPAQTYFKQLVPGQAYNISVQTVFENETFAPLIAQYRTVPLRPLNVTFDKSSVTSTSFPMFWNPPNGTSEFDMYEISLDSNRNLAPIRRNRHNKNKWEFKNLEPGKTYKVFVRKVSGNISSWPARRNITLKPLLVHDLRAIDEEAGQVTVLWTPGSFSTQDSYKLQYQEXQTIDGINTLTTNKTKVTLTLLPGRNYSITVQAISNKVESNETVLYQASRPASPVIVYVKSIEKGLIISWKNDVISKKEKYEVIHKRDDTDTSANVTLAELHIVLRDLYPGAKYKVEVFTISHGLRSEPRVSVQVVLPHPPQNLSIEKITSNTFVIYCEAPTDSIFTEYLVRNGTQNDHNWIKSLNVRATEVKVDMTPDERYIIQVNTVSYGVKSLHSLQMNYTTRPNPVSNINSYQIINSTNVILEWLRPXGRIEVYFIRWWPMNNPKNKRTKNISETNDSSFNENAVQIREVVLDNLILKEQYFFAVYKVSYSLIGDIRNITTRIKYIPAYISSKPTSPKAFVEFHNGFISKTDISVTFRWNQPEFTHDLIQGYTVQCWFIKNQEMIPICNEKSIPATKLENTAQNLTSNTTYYFRVRAHTKVGVSPYTDLNVSTAHENPIPQLLTVSQDGFHIWDLDTKIQKFNFPVQNVFEAASIAEYRIY, from the exons TTTCTATGTGGTTCGCTGCAGGTCACGTACTCGGCTGATCTCGAGATCGAGATACCAGACAACCTAAACCAGAATGGTTTCTGGTACCGTTTAGATTACAATCCACCCGTTGGCTTTCCACCACCAAATAGTACTATAGCCGCCACCGAGATCGGTGATGTGATAAAGTTTAAGGGCTTGTCTGGCACAAGATACGTATATTGGTTGTATTACAGCAATAGTACTCTTCATGACTGTCTAACGTGGACCGCCTCGATTACGACGC CACATTATCCGCCTTCAAACTTGACGATATCGGTACCAAATGGAAAAACGGCGATCGTATATTGGTCACCTCCGGCCCAAGGGAATTATTCCGGTTTCCAGTGGCGTATGCAAAGTTTCAGCGACAACCGATATCTCAAGACCAAGGTCATCTCAGTTGACTCGGTGCCATATACATTCCGACATCTCACACCTGGTGCCACGTATTCGCTTCAGGTTTTCACTGTGTTGGACGCTAAGGAGAGTTTTGCTTACA GCAGAAACTTTACGACAA aaccGAATACTCCGGAAAAATTTATTGGCTGGTTCAGGAACGAAACGACGCTGTTGGTGCTATGGCAGCCACCTTATCTTGCCGGAATATACACGCACTACAAAGTTAGTATAGATCCACCAAACGCCATGAATCAAGAATCCGTTTTCTATGTAGAGAAGAAGGACGGTCCTGCACAAACATATTTCAAACAACTTGTTCCAGGTCA AGCATACAACATTTCCGTGCAAACAGTTTTCGAGAACGAAACGTTTGCCCCTCTCATAGCTCAGTATCGCACTGTGCCGTTGCGTCCTCTCAATGTAACCTTCGATAAATCTAGCGTAACGTCGACTTCCTTCCCTATGTTTTGGAATCCACCCAATGGAACTTCCGAGTTCGACATGTATGAAATATCGCTCGATAGTAATCGGAATCTTGCGCCTATTAGGCGAAACCGACACAACAAGAACAAATGGGAATTCAAAAACTTAGAGCCTGGCAAGACGTATAAAGTATTCGTGAGGAAGGTTTCTGGCAACATCAGCAGTTGGCCGGCTAGAAGAAATATTACTCTGA AGCCACTACTTGTTCACGATCTTAGAGCGATCGATGAAGAAGCTGGTCAGGTGACAGTTCTCTGGACTCCGGGGAGTTTCAGTACACAAGACAGTTACAAGTTACAATACCAAG AACAGACGATTGATGGTATTAATACTTTGACGACTAATAAAACAaag GTTACTCTGACTCTGCTGCCAGGAAGAAATTATTCCATAACAGTACAAGCAATTAGCAATAAAGTCGAGTCAAACGAAACCGTTTTATATCAAGCGTCACGCCCAGCCAGTCCTGTAATCGTATATGTAAAGTCTATTGAAAAAGGTTTGATCATCTCTTGGAAGAACGATGTCATTTCTAAGAAGGAGAAATATGAAGTAATTCATAAAAGGGATGACACGGACACAAGTGCAAATGTCACTCTTGCGGAGTTGCATATTGTCTTAAGAGATCTTTATCCTGGTGCAAAATATAAAGTCGAAGTTTTCACCATTAGTCACGGACTTCGAAGCGAGCCGCGTGTTTCTGTACAAGTTGTTT TGCCTCATCCACCTCAAAATCTCAGTATCGAGAAAATCACAAGCAATACTTTTGTCATATACTGCGAAGCTCCGACGGATTCAATATTTACCGAATATCTCGTCAGAAATGGTACGCAAAACGACCATAACTGGATCAAATCCTTAAACGTCCGTGCCACGGAAGTGAAAGTGGATATGACACCCGATGAGAGATACATTATACAAGTAAATACTGTCAGTTATGGCGTTAAAAGTCTGCATTCATTGCAAATGAATTACACAACCA GGCCTAATCCAGTTTCAAATATCAACTCATATCAAATCATCAACTCTACCAACGTAATTCTCGAATGGCTACGAC AAGGTCGTATCGaggtttattttataagatggTGGCCAATGAATAATCCAAAAAATAAGAGAACGAAAAACATCAGCGAAACCAACGATAGTAGTTTTAATGAGAATGCTGTGCAAATCAGAGAGGTTGTGCTGGACAACCTAATACTTAAAGAACAGTATTTCTTCGCTGTTTATAAGGTGTCTTATAGTCTAATTGGCGACATTCGTAATATAACCACAAGAATTA agTACATTCCAGCATACATTTCAAGCAAGCCAACATCTCCCAAAGCATTCGTGGAATTCCACAATGgatttataagtaaaacagACATTTCTGTGACATTCAG ATGGAACCAACCTGAATTTACACATGACTTAATACAAGGTTACACCGTGCAGTGTTGGTTTATAAAGAATCAAGAAATGATTCCAATCTGCAACGAGAAAAGTATTCCCGCTACGAAATTGGAGAATACGGCGCAGAATTTAACATCTAACACGACATACTATTTTAGAGTACGAGCGCATACTAAAGTTGGTGTTAGTCCTTACACAGATTTAAATGTATCAACCGCACATGAAAATCCAATACCACAATTATTGACAGTATCGCAAGACGGTTTCCATATATGGGACCTGGatacaaaaattcaaaaatttaatttccccGTACAAAATGTGTTTGAAGCCGCTTCGATAGCggaatatagaatttattga
- the LOC140671851 gene encoding tyrosine-protein phosphatase 10D-like, with protein MQSFSDNRYLKIRVPIDSVSYTLGDLTPGATYSLHLFTVLDAKKSVAYTSKNFTTKPNTLRNFYVWFRTETTLEMIWYPPTGIYTHYKVNIDPPDAVESVLYVEKKDRPARAAFKGLVPEYLYTCV; from the exons ATGCAAAGTTTTAGCGATAACCGATACCTCAAGATCAGAGTCCCAATCGACTCGGTGTCGTATACACTCGGAGATCTCACTCCTGGTGCTACGTATTCACTTCATCTCTTCACCGTGTTGGACGCCAAGAAGAGCGTTGCTTACACCAGCAAAAACTTTACgacaa aaccGAATACTctgagaaatttttatgtctGGTTCAGGACCGAAACGACCCTGGAGATGATATGGTATCCGCCTACCGGAATATACACTCACTACAAAGTTAACATAGATCCGCCGGATGCCGTAGAATCCGTTCTTTATGTAGAGAAGAAGGACCGTCCTGCACGAGCAGCTTTTAAAGGACTTGTTCCAG aatatttatacacatgcGTTTAA